Sequence from the uncultured Flavobacterium sp. genome:
TTGGCTTTTTCCAGAAAATAGTCTGCAAAAACCATCAAATCTTCGTCACGATCTTTTAATGATGGAGAAAGAATTGAAAATTCATTGATTCTATGATATAAATCTTCTCTAAAATCGCCGTTTTTTACTGCTTCGCGCAAATCTTCGTTTGTTGCAGTAATAATCCTTATATCGACGTTAATTTCTTTGTTGCTTCCAACTGGTTTTATTTTTCGCTCCTGAAGTGCTCTCAATAACTGAATTTGATTTTCGTACGAAAGGTTTCCTATTTCATCTAAAAATATAGTTCCTCCATTTGCTGCTTCAAAATAACCAATCTTATCACTTATTGCGCCTGTAAAAGATCCTTTTAAATGTCCGAAAAATTCACTTGCCGCCAATTCTTTCGGAATCGCTCCACAATCGACTGCAATAAAATTATTGTTTTTTCTGGTACTTTGCTGATGAATACTTTTGGCAATAATTTCTTTTCCTGTTCCGCTTTCGCCAATAATCAAAACCGACATATCCGTAGGACTTACCAAATGAATATGATCCAATAATTTTTTTGAAGCGACAGAAATTCCTTTTACAAATTCATTTTCTGCTGCAACCGGCTTTTTATTTGATTTCTTTTCTTTTACGGGAGTTTCTTCAACTTCAGAATTTTGCAATGCATTAGTAATAACGAGCAAAACCTCATCTGGATTAAATGGTTTCGAAATATAATCTGCAGCACCGTTTTTAATCGCTTTTACGGCTGTATTAACATCTGAATAACCTGTCATGAGAATAACAGGAATATGAGGGTGAGAAATTTTAAATTCGGACATAAGTCCAATACCATCAGAATCAGGCAAACGAAGATCTGTCAAAATCAAATCAAAGGATTCGTTTTTGATTGCTATTTTGGCTTCTGCAGCTGAGAAAGCTATAGTTACTTCGAATGCTTTTTTTACTAGAAATTTCTCTAATAATTTACAAAACGAAATATCATCTTCTATCAGTAATATCTTTGGCATTTGTTTTTAGGGACTTTTTTGCTAAAATAATACTAATAAAATTGTCTTTTCACAAAATTATGCAAAAAAAAAGAGATTGCTCGAAGCAATCTCTTTTTCACCAAAAACATAAATCTAATTTCACCTAATTATATCTTCAACCAGTTGCCATTGACATCTGAGTACACAGTAGCCTTTTGGTCACCAACCGATATTTCTAATTTGTATTCTTTCTTTTCGTTAACAAACGCTTTGTCCAGTTTTGCACCTGGATAAGCAGTTTGTAAAGCGGTTTTTACAGCAGCGGGTACAGCATCTGCACTAACTTCAGTATATTCGGCTTGAATAGAAATAGTCATTTTTGCTTGTTCAGGAGTTGTCGGTGTACTTGCGTAAATTGACAAACTTCCCAGAACGATCGCTGCTGATAAGATTAACTTTTTCATAGTGCTCTTTTTAATTATTTTTTAATGATGTTTCCTGAAGCATCTGTAAATACAGTATACTTTTTGTCTCCGCTTGAAATTTCAAGTTTGTATTGATTCTTGTCGTTTTTGTACGCTTTTTCAAGTTTCGTGTTCGGAAAAGATTTTTCGATAGTCGATTTTACAGCTGCCGGAACAGCATCAGCAGCTACTTCAGTATATTCGTCCTGAATAGTTACTGATTGCGTCATTGAAGTTTTTACAGCAGGCGTGGTTGCCTGAACTGATAATCCTCCTAAAATGATTGCTGCAGATAAGATTAGCTTTTTCATAATAAATAGTTTTTATAGTTAGTTTAAATTATTTCTTAAGAATGTTCCCTGAAGCGTCTGTATAAACTATAGATTTTTCGCCTCGAACAGTAATTTCAACTTTATACTCTTTTTTTGAATTTACATATGCTTTTTCCAGTTTTACACCTGGATATGCATTGTC
This genomic interval carries:
- a CDS encoding sigma-54 dependent transcriptional regulator; translation: MPKILLIEDDISFCKLLEKFLVKKAFEVTIAFSAAEAKIAIKNESFDLILTDLRLPDSDGIGLMSEFKISHPHIPVILMTGYSDVNTAVKAIKNGAADYISKPFNPDEVLLVITNALQNSEVEETPVKEKKSNKKPVAAENEFVKGISVASKKLLDHIHLVSPTDMSVLIIGESGTGKEIIAKSIHQQSTRKNNNFIAVDCGAIPKELAASEFFGHLKGSFTGAISDKIGYFEAANGGTIFLDEIGNLSYENQIQLLRALQERKIKPVGSNKEINVDIRIITATNEDLREAVKNGDFREDLYHRINEFSILSPSLKDRDEDLMVFADYFLEKANQQLNKDIIGFSPEVVTIFQNYNWPGNLRELQNCVKRATLLSQGDYIESDVLPVEFFQIQKQQNGNGNFSLSENEKEAIIHALSKAKNNKSEAAKLLKITRKTLYNKLKQYNID
- a CDS encoding PepSY-like domain-containing protein, which gives rise to MKKLILSAAIILGGLSVQATTPAVKTSMTQSVTIQDEYTEVAADAVPAAVKSTIEKSFPNTKLEKAYKNDKNQYKLEISSGDKKYTVFTDASGNIIKK